The proteins below are encoded in one region of Pseudonocardia sp. DSM 110487:
- a CDS encoding DMT family transporter, whose product MGEALALGAALCFGITDFVSALLARRVHSAAVALVAQLGGTALILVAAVAVPAPSVTAGALGWGALSGVGTGIGVAFLFRGMGIGQLSVVVPLSDVAGVVVPVLFGVLLLGERPSALSWLGIAAAAPALWLVTRVGRGRATAEGSVDGLVSGLGFALQFIALVAVDPAAGLWPLVASRIASVVTIPPMALAAGAPLRMPRRLAVAALGSGAVGTLAITCYTLATREQLLAVAVVLAALYPVVPVLLGLTVLRERLTGTQTAGLGLAGAAVGLIALA is encoded by the coding sequence ATGGGTGAGGCGCTCGCACTCGGAGCGGCGCTGTGTTTCGGGATCACCGACTTCGTCAGCGCGCTGCTCGCCCGCCGCGTGCACAGTGCAGCGGTCGCGCTCGTCGCGCAGCTGGGCGGGACCGCGCTGATCCTGGTGGCGGCCGTGGCTGTCCCGGCGCCGTCGGTGACGGCGGGAGCGCTCGGGTGGGGTGCCCTGTCCGGGGTCGGCACCGGGATCGGGGTCGCGTTCCTGTTCCGCGGGATGGGGATCGGGCAGCTCTCGGTGGTCGTCCCGTTGAGCGACGTCGCGGGCGTGGTCGTGCCGGTGCTGTTCGGCGTGCTCCTGCTGGGCGAGCGGCCCTCGGCGCTGTCCTGGCTGGGAATCGCCGCGGCGGCGCCCGCGCTCTGGCTGGTCACCCGCGTCGGCCGCGGGCGCGCCACGGCGGAGGGGAGCGTCGACGGGCTCGTCTCGGGGCTCGGGTTCGCGCTGCAGTTCATCGCGCTCGTTGCGGTGGACCCGGCGGCAGGGCTCTGGCCGCTCGTCGCGAGCCGCATCGCCTCCGTCGTCACGATCCCGCCGATGGCGCTCGCCGCCGGCGCCCCGCTGCGGATGCCGCGGCGCCTCGCGGTCGCGGCACTGGGCAGCGGGGCGGTCGGGACGCTCGCGATCACCTGCTACACGCTCGCCACCAGGGAGCAGCTGCTCGCGGTGGCGGTCGTGCTCGCGGCGCTGTACCCGGTGGTGCCGGTGCTGCTGGGGCTCACCGTGCTGCGGGAGCGGCTCACCGGGACGCAGACCGCGGGGCTCGGGCTGGCCGGGGCCGCGGTGGGCCTCATCGCGCTCGCCTGA
- a CDS encoding MarR family winged helix-turn-helix transcriptional regulator: MHDTRRTANLLGAAALAVTDLTLGGATAAAGVSGSGAAALVVLSADQGISVTELGRRVGLTQSAAARMVDALAARGLVERRPTLGKWVAVHPTASGRAASADLLDARGERLTTLVGTLPPADQEALAGVLERLLRGIYAQVGSSERVCRLCDRPCCTEAGAICPVGQAERDAAHG; this comes from the coding sequence ATGCATGACACAAGGAGAACAGCGAACCTGCTCGGAGCGGCCGCGTTGGCCGTCACGGACCTCACGCTCGGCGGGGCCACCGCAGCCGCCGGCGTCAGTGGCAGCGGAGCGGCGGCCCTCGTCGTCTTGAGCGCCGACCAGGGGATAAGCGTTACCGAGCTCGGCAGGCGGGTCGGGCTGACCCAGTCGGCGGCCGCGCGGATGGTCGACGCGCTCGCAGCGCGCGGCCTCGTCGAGCGGCGGCCGACGCTGGGCAAGTGGGTGGCGGTGCACCCGACGGCGTCCGGCCGGGCGGCGTCGGCAGATCTGCTGGACGCGCGCGGCGAGCGGCTCACCACCCTCGTCGGCACGCTCCCGCCTGCGGACCAGGAGGCACTGGCAGGCGTGCTGGAGCGCCTGCTGCGCGGGATCTACGCGCAGGTCGGGAGCTCCGAGCGGGTCTGCCGGCTGTGCGACCGGCCGTGCTGCACGGAGGCCGGCGCGATCTGCCCCGTGGGGCAGGCCGAGCGAGACGCCGCCCATGGGTGA
- a CDS encoding ATP-dependent DNA ligase yields MKLPVMPPVAPMLAKPIGDIPAGQMYEPKWDGFRSIIFRDGDDVEIGSRNERPMTRYFPEVVAAIKANFPDRAVVDGEIVVADTARNTLDFEALQQRIHPAASRVNLLAQQTPASFIAFDLLALGDDDLTERPFAERRALLEDAFADAAPPIHLTPVTRDLDVARQWFEQFEGAGLDGLIAKKLDLPYQPDKRVMSKIKHERTADCVVAGYRVHKSGPDALGSLLLGLYDDRGVLNSIGVVGAFPMATRRSLFTEMQPLITTFENHPWNWAAHEQGERTPRKNETSRWNAGKDLSFVPLRPERVVEVRYDYMEGDRFRHTAQFVRWRPDREPESCTYEQLERPVKFDLADVLTGG; encoded by the coding sequence GTGAAGCTCCCGGTCATGCCGCCCGTCGCGCCGATGCTGGCCAAGCCGATCGGCGACATCCCCGCTGGTCAGATGTACGAACCCAAGTGGGACGGGTTCCGCTCGATCATCTTCCGCGACGGCGACGACGTGGAGATCGGCAGCCGCAACGAGCGGCCGATGACCCGCTACTTCCCCGAGGTCGTCGCCGCCATCAAGGCCAACTTCCCCGATCGGGCGGTCGTCGACGGGGAGATCGTGGTGGCCGACACCGCCCGCAACACCCTCGACTTCGAGGCACTCCAGCAGCGCATCCACCCGGCCGCGAGCCGGGTCAACCTGCTGGCCCAGCAGACACCGGCGAGCTTCATCGCGTTCGACCTGCTCGCGCTGGGCGACGACGACCTCACCGAACGCCCGTTCGCCGAACGCCGTGCGCTGCTGGAGGATGCGTTCGCCGACGCTGCGCCGCCGATCCACCTCACCCCGGTCACGCGCGACCTCGACGTCGCTCGGCAGTGGTTCGAGCAGTTCGAGGGCGCCGGGCTCGACGGGCTGATCGCGAAGAAGCTCGACCTGCCCTACCAGCCCGACAAGCGGGTGATGAGCAAGATCAAGCACGAGCGCACCGCCGACTGCGTTGTGGCCGGCTACCGGGTGCACAAGTCCGGGCCCGATGCGCTCGGGTCGCTGTTGCTCGGCCTCTACGACGACCGCGGCGTGCTCAACTCCATCGGCGTGGTCGGGGCGTTCCCGATGGCCACCCGCCGGTCGCTGTTCACCGAGATGCAGCCGCTCATCACCACGTTCGAGAACCACCCGTGGAACTGGGCGGCGCACGAGCAGGGCGAGCGCACCCCGCGCAAGAACGAGACCAGCCGCTGGAACGCGGGCAAGGACCTGTCGTTCGTGCCGCTGCGCCCCGAGCGCGTGGTCGAGGTCCGCTACGACTACATGGAGGGCGACCGGTTCCGCCACACCGCGCAGTTCGTGCGCTGGCGCCCCGACCGCGAGCCGGAGTCGTGCACGTACGAGCAGCTGGAACGCCCGGTCAAGTTCGATCTCGCCGACGTGCTCACCGGAGGCTGA
- a CDS encoding GNAT family N-acetyltransferase — MAACRDELTIDPGDVAAKRVVVAEDGHGVRGVASLVGSAPAGELGLLFVDPQAIGYGVGRALYHHVLATARELGFTGLRIEADPNAEPFYRAMGARPAGTGPSGSVPGRELPLLEVALPPARDGWLRAWTGGRRAIHLGNVTEYQAQWGDVPADARRASSHYACLAAFASPHPAILVLPRPVPRAWIELAARQLAWDPVEVFDGLDDPAGLTAAVLARPALAAHLRDGGLPLLPWGRTRAFGLLTGEELPPTALRHESKKAAHELFVRLAPGHPGIAVPEQWPVPNRWAAARSVRARARRGQATIVKTEHGAGGSGTWLVNGHGVRLPRGPLLLEEAVGGGSPRDVTYDGVIGAAGEVHDVGVAVMDVQGTAYRGATVGPGVVPDPLAETAARFGHAVGLEVAATGYRGWFDVDFVTDAGGRLAPTEINLRLTGPAVAFTIKARLDGIRGGDHVVRTVDQVPLGARLPDEELVALLRRLCRQCAEIGAVLVPSIPTAAYEPGPYLGIALAAHTLDGLDAAEALIRAAALDVGGMFSAPDGSAASRRS; from the coding sequence ATGGCCGCGTGCCGCGACGAGCTCACGATCGACCCGGGCGACGTCGCGGCGAAGCGGGTCGTCGTCGCCGAGGACGGGCACGGGGTACGGGGCGTCGCCTCGCTGGTGGGCTCCGCCCCGGCCGGCGAGCTGGGCCTGCTCTTCGTGGACCCGCAGGCGATCGGCTACGGCGTCGGCCGCGCGCTGTACCACCACGTACTGGCGACGGCCCGCGAGCTGGGTTTCACCGGGTTGAGGATCGAGGCGGATCCGAACGCCGAGCCCTTCTACCGCGCCATGGGCGCCCGGCCGGCCGGTACCGGACCGTCCGGTTCGGTGCCGGGGCGCGAACTGCCGCTGCTGGAGGTGGCCCTGCCACCCGCCCGTGACGGCTGGCTCCGGGCGTGGACGGGCGGGCGCCGGGCGATCCACCTCGGCAACGTCACCGAGTACCAGGCGCAGTGGGGCGACGTTCCCGCCGACGCCCGCCGCGCGAGCTCCCACTACGCGTGCCTGGCGGCGTTCGCGAGCCCGCATCCCGCGATTCTCGTGCTCCCGAGGCCCGTACCCCGCGCCTGGATCGAGCTGGCCGCGCGGCAGCTGGCGTGGGACCCGGTCGAGGTCTTCGACGGGCTCGACGACCCGGCCGGCCTGACCGCGGCGGTACTGGCCCGGCCTGCGCTCGCCGCGCACCTGCGCGACGGCGGCCTTCCCCTGCTGCCGTGGGGCCGCACGCGGGCGTTCGGCCTGCTCACCGGCGAGGAGCTGCCCCCGACGGCGCTGCGCCACGAGTCCAAGAAGGCCGCCCACGAGCTGTTCGTTCGGCTCGCGCCGGGCCATCCCGGGATCGCGGTGCCGGAGCAATGGCCGGTCCCGAACCGGTGGGCGGCGGCGCGTTCGGTGCGGGCAAGGGCGCGCCGGGGCCAGGCCACGATCGTCAAGACCGAGCACGGGGCGGGCGGGTCCGGAACCTGGCTCGTCAACGGCCACGGGGTCCGGCTCCCGCGGGGGCCGTTGCTGCTCGAGGAGGCCGTGGGCGGAGGCTCACCCCGGGACGTCACCTACGACGGCGTCATCGGGGCCGCGGGCGAGGTGCACGACGTCGGTGTCGCCGTGATGGACGTCCAGGGCACCGCCTACCGGGGCGCAACGGTCGGCCCCGGCGTCGTACCCGATCCGCTCGCGGAGACGGCCGCGCGGTTCGGGCACGCCGTCGGCCTGGAGGTGGCGGCCACCGGCTACCGGGGCTGGTTCGACGTCGATTTTGTGACCGACGCGGGCGGCAGGCTCGCCCCCACCGAGATCAACCTCCGCCTCACCGGCCCTGCCGTCGCATTCACGATCAAGGCTCGGCTGGACGGGATCCGAGGCGGGGACCACGTCGTCCGGACGGTCGACCAGGTGCCGCTCGGCGCTCGCCTGCCCGACGAGGAGCTGGTCGCGCTCCTGCGCAGGCTCTGCCGGCAGTGCGCCGAGATCGGCGCCGTGCTGGTGCCCTCGATCCCGACGGCCGCCTACGAACCGGGGCCGTACCTGGGGATTGCGCTGGCGGCGCACACCCTCGACGGGCTCGACGCGGCCGAGGCTCTGATCCGCGCCGCGGCCCTCGACGTCGGAGGGATGTTCAGCGCGCCGGACGGCTCCGCCGCGTCACGTAGATCATGA
- a CDS encoding AMP-binding protein, giving the protein MGGVHRLFEDRVRETPDAVAIATEDAPITYAELDRRANGLARRLLAAGLRTGETAAVVGDRRADVVVAILAALKAGGAYAVIDPDQPMGELGRLLAAGRARVVVTNGNLVPRVDDGTGRPVVGVDAVGADSADPPDAPVGSRAAVLFTSGATGPRRPVEVGHARLRAAYAAWAEVFELGPADRHLVTAAPDVPAFTGGWFRALCSGGTLVLPGRRRAGTTVLDTEPATVDAVLDEYPTDSLRLVAVGGERLTVADQDRLRRRLPPDARVLNVYGTAEVAGCGTWFEADQSASQEQAPERISLLGRPFPGCAVALAEGEIMLTPPDGGYSVPTGDLGQLRDDGLLEFRGRQANRTTVRGRTVDPYEAEAVLAAQPEIRDAVIGSAEGELVAYVVPRGEDPVRLAAVRDHLHGVVPEPDVPDRVVNLAAFPRDRAGRVARRLLPLPPSAATPRRSGKGGGQMTSADWSFAWRGFLTFVSLPAAIVLTAVFWPGSTDLTAVPQPWATLFGGLYIVEILAFAVGVGFLLFGRQPMLRQGRSPVLTTLAHLGSSGCWCRGGRRTTPTASRRRTTGPSRRRSSIPST; this is encoded by the coding sequence ATGGGGGGAGTGCATCGGCTGTTCGAGGATCGGGTCCGGGAGACACCGGACGCGGTGGCGATCGCCACCGAGGACGCCCCGATCACGTACGCGGAGCTGGACCGGCGGGCCAACGGGCTCGCCCGGCGGTTGCTGGCGGCGGGGCTCCGCACGGGCGAGACCGCCGCGGTGGTGGGCGACCGGCGCGCCGACGTCGTGGTCGCGATCCTCGCCGCGCTCAAGGCGGGCGGGGCATACGCGGTGATCGACCCGGACCAGCCGATGGGCGAGCTCGGCCGCCTCCTCGCCGCGGGCCGCGCCCGAGTCGTCGTCACGAACGGGAATCTGGTCCCGCGCGTCGACGACGGCACCGGCCGGCCGGTCGTCGGCGTGGACGCGGTGGGTGCCGACTCGGCGGATCCGCCGGACGCCCCGGTGGGGTCGCGGGCGGCGGTGCTCTTCACCTCCGGCGCCACCGGCCCGCGCCGGCCGGTTGAGGTCGGCCACGCCCGGCTGCGCGCCGCGTACGCCGCATGGGCCGAGGTGTTCGAGCTCGGCCCGGCCGACCGGCACCTGGTCACCGCCGCGCCGGACGTCCCGGCCTTCACCGGCGGCTGGTTCAGGGCGCTGTGCTCGGGAGGCACGCTGGTGCTGCCCGGCCGGCGGCGGGCAGGGACGACGGTGCTCGACACCGAGCCCGCGACCGTCGACGCCGTGCTGGACGAGTACCCGACGGACTCGCTCCGCCTGGTGGCGGTCGGCGGCGAGCGGCTCACGGTCGCGGACCAGGATCGGTTGCGGCGCAGGCTTCCCCCGGATGCGCGGGTGCTCAACGTCTACGGAACCGCCGAGGTCGCAGGCTGCGGAACGTGGTTCGAGGCCGACCAGTCGGCGAGCCAGGAGCAGGCCCCGGAGCGGATCTCGCTGCTGGGCCGCCCGTTCCCCGGCTGCGCCGTCGCGCTCGCCGAGGGGGAGATCATGTTGACGCCCCCGGACGGCGGCTACTCCGTACCCACGGGCGACCTCGGGCAGCTGCGGGACGACGGGTTGCTGGAGTTCCGCGGCCGCCAGGCGAATCGGACGACCGTGCGCGGCCGCACCGTGGACCCGTACGAGGCGGAGGCCGTGCTGGCCGCGCAGCCGGAGATCCGCGACGCGGTGATCGGGTCCGCGGAGGGCGAGCTCGTCGCCTACGTCGTGCCACGGGGCGAGGACCCGGTGCGCCTGGCCGCGGTCCGCGACCACCTGCACGGGGTGGTACCCGAGCCGGACGTCCCGGACCGGGTCGTGAACCTGGCGGCGTTCCCTCGGGACCGGGCCGGGCGGGTGGCCCGTCGCCTGCTTCCGCTGCCGCCGTCGGCCGCCACGCCGCGCCGGAGCGGGAAGGGAGGCGGGCAGATGACGAGTGCGGACTGGTCGTTCGCGTGGCGGGGGTTCCTGACCTTCGTGTCGCTGCCGGCCGCGATCGTGCTCACCGCTGTCTTCTGGCCCGGCTCCACCGATCTGACCGCGGTGCCCCAGCCGTGGGCCACGCTCTTCGGCGGCCTGTACATCGTCGAAATCCTGGCGTTCGCCGTCGGGGTGGGCTTCCTGCTCTTCGGGCGGCAGCCGATGCTGCGCCAGGGCCGCTCGCCGGTGCTGACCACGCTGGCTCACCTGGGATCGTCTGGCTGCTGGTGTCGTGGTGGCCGCAGGACAACTCCTACCGCCTCGCGGCGAAGAACGACTGGCCCCAGCAGGCGGCGCTCGTCTATACCTTCAACGTGA
- the rlmN gene encoding 23S rRNA (adenine(2503)-C(2))-methyltransferase RlmN: MTALPLVFEAPKRALPPRHLADLDPADRRTAVGELGLPGFRADQLARHYFGRFTADVDAMTDLPAAARDTLRELLPPLVTPVLEQACDDGATRKTLWKGHDGTRAESVLMGYPDRATVCVSSQAGCGMACPFCATGQGGLQRNLSTGEIVEQVRQAAAAARDGALGTPMRLSNVVFMGMGEPLANYKRVIAAVRRITAPSPDGLGISARGVTVSTVGLVPAIDKLTGEGLPVTLAVSLHTPDDELRDTLVPVNNRWKVAEVLDAARRYAQTTGRRVSIEYALIRDVNDHAWRADLLGKLLRQQVGHARVHVNLIPLNPTPGSKWDASPRRVQDEFVARVQAAGIACTVRDTRGREIAAACGQLAAQAE; this comes from the coding sequence ATGACTGCCCTCCCCCTCGTCTTCGAGGCGCCCAAGCGCGCCCTGCCGCCGCGCCACCTCGCCGACCTCGACCCGGCCGACCGCCGGACCGCGGTCGGCGAGCTCGGCCTTCCCGGGTTCCGCGCCGACCAGCTCGCCCGCCACTACTTCGGCCGGTTCACCGCGGATGTCGACGCGATGACCGACCTGCCGGCGGCCGCCCGCGACACGCTGCGGGAGCTGCTTCCGCCGCTGGTCACGCCGGTGCTGGAGCAGGCGTGTGACGACGGCGCCACCCGCAAGACGCTCTGGAAGGGCCACGACGGCACGCGCGCCGAGTCGGTGCTGATGGGCTACCCGGACCGCGCCACCGTGTGCGTGTCCAGCCAGGCAGGCTGCGGGATGGCATGCCCCTTCTGCGCCACCGGCCAGGGCGGGCTGCAGCGCAACCTGTCCACAGGGGAGATCGTCGAGCAGGTGCGGCAGGCCGCCGCCGCGGCTCGGGACGGTGCGCTCGGCACCCCGATGCGGCTGTCCAACGTCGTGTTCATGGGGATGGGCGAGCCCCTTGCCAACTACAAGCGGGTGATCGCGGCCGTCCGCCGGATCACCGCGCCGTCCCCGGACGGGCTCGGGATCTCCGCGCGCGGCGTCACCGTCTCCACGGTGGGGCTCGTGCCTGCGATCGACAAGCTGACCGGGGAAGGGCTCCCGGTCACCCTCGCCGTGTCGCTGCACACCCCGGACGACGAGCTGCGCGACACGCTCGTGCCGGTCAACAACCGCTGGAAGGTCGCGGAGGTCCTCGACGCCGCGCGGCGCTACGCGCAGACCACCGGACGGCGGGTGTCGATCGAGTACGCGCTGATCCGCGACGTCAACGACCACGCGTGGCGCGCCGACCTGCTCGGGAAGCTGCTGCGCCAGCAGGTCGGGCACGCGCGGGTGCACGTCAACCTCATCCCGCTCAACCCCACACCGGGCAGCAAGTGGGACGCCTCGCCGCGGCGGGTGCAGGACGAGTTCGTGGCGCGGGTGCAGGCCGCCGGCATCGCGTGCACGGTGCGCGACACGCGCGGCAGGGAGATCGCCGCCGCGTGCGGTCAGCTCGCCGCCCAGGCCGAGTAA
- a CDS encoding carboxymuconolactone decarboxylase family protein, protein MEPRFNLNDNELGAKIGKRFANVSMAIMQSPLPKSTLELVELRASQINGCGYCVDAHTKELAAAGEPAVRINLVAAWRESTVFTEAEQAALALAEEGTRTADAQHGVSDETWAQVRKHYDDDQVAALVYVVAMINAANRLLVITRTKGGSYEPGTFDGMAS, encoded by the coding sequence ATGGAACCCCGTTTCAACCTGAACGACAACGAGCTCGGCGCCAAGATCGGCAAGCGGTTCGCCAACGTCAGCATGGCGATCATGCAGTCGCCCCTGCCGAAGTCCACGCTGGAGCTGGTGGAGCTGCGCGCCAGCCAGATCAACGGCTGCGGTTACTGCGTCGACGCCCACACCAAGGAGCTGGCGGCCGCCGGCGAACCCGCGGTCCGGATCAACCTGGTCGCCGCCTGGCGCGAGTCCACCGTGTTCACCGAGGCCGAGCAAGCCGCGCTGGCGCTGGCCGAGGAGGGCACCCGAACCGCCGATGCCCAGCACGGCGTGTCCGACGAGACCTGGGCCCAGGTACGCAAGCACTACGACGACGACCAGGTCGCCGCGCTCGTCTACGTGGTCGCCATGATCAACGCCGCCAACCGGCTCCTCGTGATCACGCGCACCAAGGGCGGTTCCTACGAGCCCGGCACGTTTGACGGCATGGCGAGCTGA
- a CDS encoding RNA polymerase sigma-70 factor has protein sequence MPNECGGSGDERVDPATDTFVAHRNLLFTVAYEMLGSAADAEDVLQETWLRWVDVDLDTVQNRRAYLVRITARQALSRLRTLGRRKESYVGPWLPEPLLTAPDVAEDVELADSVSIAMLLVLETLTPTERAVFVLREVFDLGYDEIAEAVDKTPAAVHQIAHRARAHVAARRPRVAASPAETRVALEAFQRAVETGDLQGLVDILAPDVVFLGDGGGVAQAALSPLVGADEVARVLAASRLAMVAAAAPLQPVQVNGFPALILRLDGKIDTVMAVRIDDGRISGLYAVRNPEKLSQLERETALRR, from the coding sequence ATGCCCAACGAGTGCGGCGGGAGCGGGGACGAACGCGTGGATCCCGCCACAGACACGTTCGTCGCCCACCGCAACCTGCTGTTCACCGTGGCCTACGAGATGCTCGGCTCGGCCGCGGACGCCGAGGACGTGCTGCAGGAGACATGGCTGCGGTGGGTGGACGTCGACCTCGACACCGTGCAGAACAGGCGTGCCTACCTCGTCCGGATCACCGCCCGGCAGGCGCTGAGCCGGCTGCGCACGCTCGGCCGCCGCAAGGAGTCCTACGTCGGCCCCTGGCTGCCCGAACCGCTGCTCACCGCGCCCGACGTCGCCGAGGACGTCGAACTGGCCGACAGCGTCTCGATCGCGATGCTCCTGGTGCTGGAGACGCTGACGCCGACCGAGCGGGCGGTGTTCGTGCTGCGCGAGGTGTTCGACCTGGGGTACGACGAGATCGCGGAGGCCGTCGACAAGACACCGGCCGCGGTCCACCAGATCGCCCACCGGGCGCGGGCCCACGTCGCCGCGCGCCGACCACGGGTGGCTGCTTCTCCGGCCGAAACCCGAGTCGCGCTCGAGGCGTTCCAACGGGCGGTCGAAACGGGCGATCTGCAGGGCCTGGTCGACATCCTCGCGCCGGATGTCGTCTTCCTGGGTGACGGTGGCGGGGTGGCGCAAGCCGCGCTGTCGCCGCTGGTGGGGGCCGACGAGGTGGCTCGCGTGCTGGCCGCGAGTCGGCTGGCCATGGTCGCCGCCGCTGCGCCGCTGCAGCCGGTACAGGTCAACGGCTTCCCTGCACTGATCCTCCGCCTCGACGGCAAGATCGACACCGTGATGGCGGTGCGCATCGACGATGGCCGCATCAGCGGCCTCTACGCCGTGCGGAACCCCGAGAAACTGTCACAGCTGGAGCGGGAGACCGCCCTGCGCCGCTGA
- a CDS encoding class I SAM-dependent methyltransferase — protein MRGFRRPDKAIPSPNIWNWPEVYERENRAQDAEGAIWTALRETAPWSGSDVLDVGCGDGFHLPVFAAEAASVTGVEPHAGLVERARERMGGRATVRRAGAAALPIADASIDLVHARTAYFFGPGCEPGLAEAQRVLRPGGAIAIVDLDATVAPYGDWMRADLPRYRSDRVEEFFERHGFSMRRIMTTWGFPDRETLEAVLRIEFSRAVAERAIAATTGLALPVGYRLHVRRKEAFRP, from the coding sequence ATCCGGGGGTTCCGTCGGCCCGACAAGGCGATCCCGAGCCCCAACATCTGGAACTGGCCCGAGGTCTACGAGCGGGAGAACCGCGCGCAGGACGCCGAGGGCGCGATCTGGACCGCGCTGCGGGAGACCGCGCCGTGGTCCGGTTCCGACGTGCTGGACGTCGGGTGCGGCGACGGGTTCCACCTGCCCGTCTTCGCCGCGGAGGCCGCGTCCGTCACGGGGGTGGAGCCGCATGCCGGCCTGGTGGAACGCGCGCGCGAGCGCATGGGCGGACGGGCCACCGTGCGTCGGGCGGGGGCGGCCGCGTTGCCGATCGCGGACGCCAGCATCGACCTGGTGCACGCCCGTACGGCGTACTTCTTCGGGCCCGGGTGCGAGCCAGGGCTGGCCGAGGCGCAGCGCGTGCTGCGGCCGGGCGGCGCGATCGCGATCGTCGACCTCGACGCCACCGTCGCGCCGTACGGCGACTGGATGCGCGCCGACCTGCCGCGCTACCGCTCGGACCGCGTCGAGGAGTTCTTCGAGCGCCACGGCTTCTCGATGCGCCGCATCATGACGACGTGGGGGTTCCCGGACAGGGAGACCCTCGAGGCTGTCCTGCGGATCGAGTTCTCCCGGGCGGTGGCGGAGCGGGCGATCGCCGCGACCACCGGCCTCGCGCTGCCCGTCGGCTACCGGTTGCACGTGCGGCGCAAGGAGGCGTTCCGGCCCTAG
- a CDS encoding phosphatidate cytidylyltransferase, with protein sequence MVPPARRPSRAGRDLVAAITVGVGMGAVILASLVLERHFFIGVLAVSTAVATWELGGALRRGAGIAVPLPVLLAGGQAMVWLSWPFGLRGLAVAFTGTALAVLLWRMRAGSEHYVRDVTAGLFTAAYVPLFCSFAVLLVVADDGLARVLTFLICGVASDVGGYATGVLLGRHPMAPTISPKKSWEGFAGSQLFGMVAGALCVHLMLGGAWWAGALTGALLVACATLGDLIESMVKRDLGIKDMGTLLPGHGGLLDRMDSLLPTAVVAWALLSIVVP encoded by the coding sequence ATGGTGCCTCCGGCCCGCCGGCCGTCGCGGGCCGGGCGTGATCTCGTCGCGGCCATCACCGTCGGCGTCGGCATGGGCGCCGTCATCCTGGCGTCGCTCGTGCTCGAGCGGCATTTCTTCATCGGGGTGCTGGCCGTCTCCACGGCCGTGGCCACATGGGAGCTCGGCGGGGCGCTGCGTCGCGGCGCCGGGATCGCGGTGCCGCTGCCGGTGCTGCTCGCCGGTGGGCAGGCGATGGTCTGGCTGTCGTGGCCGTTCGGGCTGCGCGGGCTCGCCGTCGCCTTCACCGGTACCGCGCTTGCGGTATTGCTCTGGCGGATGCGGGCAGGTTCGGAACATTACGTCCGAGACGTCACCGCAGGCCTGTTCACGGCCGCGTACGTACCGCTCTTCTGCTCGTTCGCGGTGCTGCTGGTCGTCGCGGACGACGGGCTCGCCCGCGTGCTCACGTTCCTGATCTGCGGGGTGGCCTCGGACGTCGGCGGCTACGCCACGGGCGTGCTATTGGGGCGCCATCCCATGGCTCCGACGATCAGCCCGAAGAAGTCGTGGGAAGGCTTCGCCGGGTCGCAGCTCTTCGGCATGGTCGCGGGCGCGCTGTGCGTGCACCTGATGCTGGGCGGGGCATGGTGGGCGGGCGCCCTCACGGGCGCGTTGCTGGTCGCGTGCGCCACCCTGGGCGACCTGATCGAGTCGATGGTCAAGCGGGACCTCGGCATCAAGGACATGGGCACCCTGCTGCCCGGCCACGGCGGCCTCCTGGACCGGATGGACTCCCTGCTGCCCACCGCGGTCGTCGCATGGGCGCTCCTGAGCATCGTCGTCCCGTGA
- the frr gene encoding ribosome recycling factor encodes MIDETLFDAEEKMEKAVTVAKDDLASVRTGRANANMFSRVLVDYYGSMTPINQLASINVPEARMAVIKPYDASQLKAIETAIRNSDLGLNPGNDGQIIRVVIPQLSEERRREMVKMARGKGEDARVTIRNIRRKAMEELHRIARDGEAGEDEVGRAEKELQGTTDKYVHQVDELVKHKETELLEV; translated from the coding sequence GTGATCGACGAGACGCTCTTCGACGCCGAGGAGAAGATGGAGAAGGCCGTCACCGTCGCGAAGGACGACCTCGCCTCCGTACGCACCGGCCGGGCCAACGCGAACATGTTCTCGCGGGTGCTCGTCGACTACTACGGATCGATGACGCCGATCAACCAGCTCGCCTCGATCAACGTGCCCGAGGCGCGCATGGCGGTGATCAAGCCTTACGACGCCAGCCAGCTCAAGGCCATCGAGACCGCCATCCGCAACTCCGACCTCGGCCTCAACCCTGGCAACGACGGGCAGATCATCCGGGTGGTCATCCCCCAGCTGTCCGAGGAGCGGCGCCGCGAGATGGTGAAGATGGCCCGCGGCAAGGGTGAGGACGCGCGCGTCACGATCCGCAACATCCGCCGCAAGGCCATGGAGGAGCTGCACCGCATCGCGCGCGACGGCGAGGCGGGCGAGGACGAGGTCGGGCGCGCCGAGAAGGAGCTGCAGGGCACCACCGACAAGTACGTCCACCAGGTCGACGAACTGGTCAAGCACAAGGAAACCGAGCTGCTCGAAGTCTGA